One Endozoicomonas gorgoniicola DNA window includes the following coding sequences:
- a CDS encoding deaminase: MSDTVYLEMARSLSKLSKCVRLQVGCLLVKDGRVLSTGVNGTPSGYINCNEADYEEHHYWSLRHEIHAELNAVIWAARCGTAIEGATAYVTHSPCDQCTKNLLAAGIKRIVYDEQYDRNPQEELSQFCRENGVTIEQIPLS; encoded by the coding sequence ATGAGTGATACTGTTTATCTTGAGATGGCACGATCGCTGTCCAAACTGTCAAAGTGTGTGCGCCTGCAGGTAGGCTGTCTGCTGGTGAAAGACGGGCGGGTACTGTCTACCGGAGTGAATGGCACACCGTCTGGCTACATCAACTGCAATGAAGCCGACTATGAAGAGCACCATTACTGGTCACTGCGTCACGAAATCCATGCAGAACTGAATGCGGTGATCTGGGCTGCCCGCTGCGGCACTGCTATTGAAGGGGCAACCGCCTATGTCACCCACAGCCCCTGTGACCAGTGTACCAAGAACCTGCTGGCTGCTGGCATTAAACGCATTGTTTATGACGAACAGTACGACCGTAATCCTCAGGAAGAACTCTCCCAGTTCTGCCGTGAAAATGGTGTGACCATTGAGCAGATTCCCCTTAGCTGA
- a CDS encoding replication protein P: MQGSGSGRSADQNESAEQQQNYRYAINTLFTLLEDAYPLKFKRAFSTEEDLNRAKRVWFQSLKEFHPRRIVKAAQKALDTSKFFPDLSDIRELCKLRYDEVGLKEPLQAYYEACYAPVQTRDYHWSHIAVYLAAKQTGWMTLRSEEQRIALPIFERNYEIICNRVLDGEDLEADILQGLEDSRSKEAVRLADEQAEQVLRQQMEKQGIDPDAGRDAFIRMRDQLLRNK; encoded by the coding sequence GTGCAGGGTTCTGGCTCTGGCCGGAGCGCTGACCAGAATGAAAGTGCAGAACAGCAACAAAACTACCGCTACGCCATCAATACCCTGTTTACACTGCTTGAAGATGCCTACCCATTAAAGTTTAAGCGGGCATTTTCAACCGAAGAAGATCTGAACCGGGCCAAGCGGGTCTGGTTTCAGTCTCTTAAGGAATTTCATCCCCGGCGGATTGTTAAGGCGGCGCAGAAAGCGCTGGATACCAGTAAGTTCTTCCCTGACCTCAGTGATATCCGTGAGCTGTGCAAGCTGCGCTATGACGAGGTGGGTTTGAAGGAACCTCTGCAGGCGTATTATGAAGCCTGTTATGCGCCGGTTCAGACCCGCGATTATCACTGGTCGCACATTGCCGTTTATCTGGCGGCAAAGCAGACAGGCTGGATGACGTTGCGCAGTGAAGAGCAGCGTATCGCCCTGCCGATTTTCGAGCGCAATTACGAAATCATCTGCAACCGTGTGCTGGATGGTGAAGACCTTGAAGCGGATATCCTGCAGGGCCTGGAAGACAGTCGCAGCAAAGAGGCCGTTCGGCTGGCGGATGAGCAGGCTGAACAGGTATTGCGGCAGCAGATGGAAAAGCAGGGAATTGATCCGGATGCAGGGCGAGACGCATTTATCAGAATGCGTGACCAGCTGCTCAGGAATAAATAA
- a CDS encoding adenylyltransferase/cytidyltransferase family protein — translation MSVKDNGKVVCVSGGFDPVHIGHLRMINEATSLGRVVVIVNSDDSVCEALVRLKPDCFANGGTVTMTTHPRLSCAGNWASSCCGIWAERKCRVHRNW, via the coding sequence ATGAGCGTTAAAGACAATGGAAAAGTCGTGTGCGTATCAGGCGGATTCGACCCGGTTCACATTGGTCATTTGCGCATGATCAACGAAGCGACATCCCTTGGGCGGGTTGTCGTTATTGTTAATTCGGATGACTCGGTTTGTGAAGCACTGGTGCGATTGAAACCGGATTGCTTTGCCAACGGGGGGACCGTAACAATGACAACACACCCGAGGTTGAGCTGTGCCGGAAACTGGGCATCCAGTTGCTGTGGAATCTGGGCGGAGAGAAAGTGCAGAGTTCATCGGAACTGGTGA
- a CDS encoding DnaT-like ssDNA-binding domain-containing protein: MTEEDRKQRYIRQRNAGALPWELEESTPVEPEHPVFSQGVQQEVPAAPANEGARVQPLPDDFQPDPVYIEFLEVHHGIDREFTLAQLVEFKLYWRETGEARKAWQNKFKNHVIYQWKRSQSETGQRANRSTAEKLTDTSWADGIQLDFDDADD; encoded by the coding sequence ATGACCGAAGAGGATCGAAAACAGCGTTATATTCGTCAACGCAACGCCGGTGCATTGCCCTGGGAACTTGAAGAGTCGACACCTGTCGAGCCGGAACATCCGGTTTTTTCTCAGGGTGTTCAGCAGGAAGTGCCGGCTGCACCCGCGAACGAAGGTGCCAGGGTGCAGCCTTTACCGGACGATTTTCAACCTGACCCGGTATATATCGAGTTTCTCGAGGTTCACCATGGCATTGATCGTGAGTTTACCCTGGCTCAGCTGGTTGAGTTCAAACTGTACTGGCGTGAAACGGGGGAAGCACGCAAGGCATGGCAGAACAAGTTCAAGAACCATGTGATCTACCAGTGGAAGCGGAGCCAAAGTGAAACAGGGCAGAGAGCTAATCGATCAACAGCTGAAAAGCTTACAGACACCAGCTGGGCAGACGGCATACAGCTCGACTTCGACGACGCCGACGACTGA
- the galU gene encoding UTP--glucose-1-phosphate uridylyltransferase GalU, with translation MIKKCLFPAAGYGTRFLPATKSMPKEMMPIVSKPLIEYGVEEALEAGMSDICIVTGRGKRALEDHFDVNYELEQQISGTSKEGLLDNIRQLIDQCTFSYTRQHEMKGLGHAIQTGKALVGDQPFGVVLADDLCINTEGHGVLSQMAQLYKQFRCSIIAVQEVPEDEVHKYGVIAGQAISDDIVRVEHMVEKPSKENAPSNLAIIGRYILTPDVFDLIADTEPGKGGEIQITDALMKQAQRGCVLAYKFKGKRFDCGSIDGFIEATNYCYDRQCIEQSV, from the coding sequence ATGATTAAAAAGTGCCTGTTTCCTGCCGCAGGTTATGGAACCCGTTTTCTTCCTGCCACTAAATCAATGCCGAAAGAGATGATGCCAATAGTGAGTAAACCTCTGATTGAGTATGGGGTTGAAGAGGCTCTGGAAGCCGGAATGTCTGATATCTGCATTGTGACCGGGCGAGGCAAAAGAGCTCTGGAAGATCATTTCGATGTGAACTACGAGCTGGAACAGCAAATCTCCGGAACCTCAAAGGAAGGGTTGTTGGATAATATTCGTCAACTGATTGATCAATGCACCTTCTCTTATACCCGGCAGCATGAGATGAAAGGGTTGGGGCATGCTATTCAGACCGGAAAAGCGCTGGTGGGTGATCAACCGTTTGGTGTCGTTCTTGCTGATGATCTTTGTATTAATACTGAAGGCCATGGCGTTCTTTCTCAGATGGCTCAACTTTATAAGCAGTTCCGTTGCAGCATTATTGCAGTGCAAGAGGTTCCTGAAGATGAAGTCCACAAATATGGTGTGATTGCGGGACAGGCCATCTCCGACGATATTGTCCGTGTTGAGCATATGGTGGAGAAGCCATCAAAGGAAAATGCGCCAAGTAACCTGGCCATTATAGGTCGCTACATTTTGACTCCCGATGTTTTTGATCTGATCGCTGATACCGAGCCAGGTAAAGGAGGTGAGATTCAGATCACTGACGCTCTGATGAAACAGGCGCAAAGAGGCTGTGTTTTAGCGTATAAATTCAAAGGTAAGCGCTTTGACTGTGGCAGCATTGATGGTTTTATTGAAGCCACTAACTATTGCTATGACCGCCAGTGTATAGAGCAGAGCGTATAG
- the apbC gene encoding iron-sulfur cluster carrier protein ApbC, translated as MSSPSRAVIETAIQSYQDPYLKQDLLSAGCVKSLEIDGGKVQLSVELGYPADGLVNGVAELLRTKINNVDGVEGCSVSVSWRVASAPVQGELEAFSNVKNIIAVASGKGGVGKSTTAANLALALAAEGARVGILDADIYGPSVGMMLGIADGTRPEVKNEKFFIPIQAHGLEAMSMAFLITEDTPVVWRGPMVSGALQQLLTQTVWNNLDYLVIDMPPGTGDIQLTLAQKVPVTGSVVVTTPQDLALIDAKKGIEMFNKVNIPVLGVVENMAVHICSNCGHSEHLFGEGGGTRIAEQFGVDLLGALPLSMMIREQVDSGTPTVVAEPDSQITMIYRDMARRVAAELSLKNSQAAAAPTISFSDD; from the coding sequence ATGAGTTCTCCCAGTCGTGCTGTGATTGAAACTGCGATCCAGTCTTACCAGGATCCTTATTTAAAACAGGATCTACTCTCTGCCGGTTGTGTGAAATCCCTTGAGATTGACGGGGGAAAAGTTCAGCTCTCCGTCGAGCTGGGCTATCCGGCAGACGGCTTGGTCAATGGTGTGGCGGAACTGCTGCGTACCAAAATCAATAATGTTGACGGCGTTGAAGGCTGTAGTGTCAGCGTCAGCTGGCGTGTTGCCTCTGCACCGGTTCAGGGAGAGCTGGAAGCCTTTTCCAATGTGAAAAATATTATTGCTGTGGCTTCCGGCAAAGGCGGCGTGGGTAAGTCTACGACGGCGGCTAACCTGGCACTGGCGTTGGCGGCTGAAGGTGCCAGAGTGGGTATTCTTGATGCCGATATTTACGGCCCAAGTGTTGGAATGATGCTGGGTATTGCCGATGGCACCCGGCCTGAAGTGAAGAATGAAAAATTCTTTATACCGATTCAGGCTCATGGTCTGGAGGCTATGTCTATGGCGTTCCTGATTACTGAAGATACACCGGTGGTCTGGCGTGGTCCCATGGTGAGTGGCGCTTTGCAGCAGTTGTTGACCCAGACCGTGTGGAACAACCTGGATTACCTGGTGATTGATATGCCACCGGGTACCGGCGATATTCAGCTGACACTGGCGCAGAAGGTTCCTGTTACCGGCAGTGTGGTGGTGACCACGCCTCAGGATCTTGCTCTGATCGATGCTAAAAAAGGTATCGAGATGTTTAACAAGGTCAACATTCCGGTGTTGGGCGTGGTTGAGAATATGGCAGTCCATATCTGTTCCAACTGCGGTCACAGTGAGCATCTGTTTGGTGAAGGCGGTGGCACTCGTATTGCCGAACAGTTCGGCGTCGATCTGCTGGGCGCACTGCCTCTGTCCATGATGATTCGTGAACAGGTCGATAGCGGCACGCCAACGGTGGTTGCTGAGCCGGATTCCCAGATCACTATGATCTACAGGGATATGGCGCGCAGGGTGGCCGCAGAACTGTCCCTGAAGAACAGTCAGGCTGCAGCCGCACCAACTATCTCGTTCTCAGACGATTAA
- a CDS encoding NAD(P)H-dependent oxidoreductase — MTPKKTLVVYAHPNPESFNAAIKAQVESTLKEAGHEVNVLDLYQENFTAAMSKDERLRYTTSDNTTGIEQEVCRLRWAEALVLVYPTWWSGPPAILKGWLDRVWLPGIAAKFNGGVVEPGLTKIRTVVVITTQGSSWWRMKLIGNPPRKMLKLSLRACTRFRRFHWLALYRMDKNTQQQREQFLQKVKTRLPKLLSR; from the coding sequence ATGACACCAAAGAAGACACTGGTGGTATACGCCCACCCGAACCCTGAAAGCTTTAACGCTGCCATTAAAGCGCAGGTAGAAAGCACCCTGAAAGAAGCTGGCCATGAGGTTAATGTGCTGGATCTGTATCAGGAGAACTTTACTGCAGCCATGAGCAAGGATGAGCGCCTGCGCTATACAACCAGCGATAACACCACTGGCATTGAGCAGGAAGTCTGCCGACTGCGCTGGGCTGAAGCCCTGGTGCTGGTCTATCCCACCTGGTGGTCGGGACCACCCGCTATTCTTAAAGGCTGGCTGGACAGGGTCTGGCTGCCGGGCATTGCAGCAAAGTTTAATGGCGGTGTCGTAGAACCGGGGCTGACAAAGATACGAACCGTTGTGGTGATTACCACTCAGGGTTCGTCCTGGTGGCGCATGAAACTGATCGGAAATCCACCCAGAAAGATGCTGAAGCTCAGTCTCCGGGCGTGTACCCGCTTTCGTCGGTTCCACTGGCTGGCACTGTACAGAATGGACAAGAATACCCAACAGCAGCGGGAGCAGTTTTTACAGAAAGTAAAAACCAGACTCCCGAAACTGCTCAGTCGTTAA
- a CDS encoding CBS domain-containing protein: MNQDYSLQSVTAAQIMTHKVISVPYDWTVDRLARFFTDKGISGAPVVDESRRLVGVVTLSDIVRQAGSGLVDMKCRDEDFYSSMLDAELSEEDMQSFHESIDQSVLVNDIMTPMVFEVEPDTPLVKVAEAMVRGRIHRVLVTEGRKLKGIISVLDILKVMTD; encoded by the coding sequence ATGAATCAGGACTATTCTCTGCAGTCTGTCACCGCTGCGCAGATCATGACTCATAAGGTGATTAGTGTTCCCTACGACTGGACGGTTGACCGTCTGGCAAGGTTTTTTACCGACAAGGGGATTTCAGGTGCGCCGGTTGTTGATGAATCCCGTCGTCTGGTAGGCGTGGTAACCTTGTCAGATATTGTGCGTCAGGCAGGCAGCGGCCTGGTGGATATGAAGTGTCGTGATGAAGATTTCTACAGTTCTATGCTGGACGCTGAGCTGTCGGAAGAAGATATGCAGTCTTTCCATGAAAGTATCGACCAGAGTGTTCTGGTTAACGACATAATGACCCCAATGGTGTTTGAGGTGGAGCCAGATACTCCGCTGGTGAAAGTGGCAGAAGCCATGGTAAGAGGCAGGATTCACCGGGTTCTGGTGACGGAAGGCCGAAAGCTGAAAGGCATTATCAGTGTGCTGGATATTCTGAAGGTAATGACCGACTGA
- the metG gene encoding methionine--tRNA ligase, producing MSQRKILVTSALPYANGPLHMGHLVEYIQTDIWVRFQKLFGNQCTYVCADDAHGTAISLHAEKQGITPEESVALINKERVRDFSEFHVEFDNYHSTHSDENRELSEAIYLALKEKGHIASHNIVQAFDPEKEMFLADRYIQGDCPKCGTPDQYGDNCEACGATYSPADLKNARSAISGATPVEKESEHFFFKLSDFDAFLKEWTRSGTISDEIANKLAEWLDTGLQDWDISRDAPYFGFEIPGEPGKYFYVWLDAPIGYMAAFKNLCDRRDDLNFDDYWKKDSDCEVHHFIGKDIVNFHCLFWPAMLHGTGYRTPTSVSVHGYLTVNGKKMSKSRGTFITARTYLDHLDPEYLRYYYAAKLSNRIDDLDLNTDDFIQRVNSDLVGKVVNIASRNAGFIKKRFGGKLSASNLIPELTADFQTAGDRIAELYEGREFGKAMREIMALADKANAWIDEVKPWVVAKEEGKNQELHDICTAGINLFRLLMIYLKPVLPAMAVKAEAFLNVEPLTWAGSQSLLLDHEVNKFKPLMTRVEADKVGNMIEASKEVLAKMAEQKPAVKAASNEWLEKEPVAEEINFDDFAKVDLRIAKIVNAEHVEGAGKLLRLTLDIGEAETRNIFAGIKSAYAPEALIGKHTVMVANLAPRKMKFGVSEGMVLAAGPGGKELWILEPHEGAQPGMRVM from the coding sequence ATGAGCCAAAGAAAAATTCTCGTTACCAGCGCCCTGCCCTATGCCAACGGGCCACTGCACATGGGCCACCTGGTCGAATACATCCAGACCGATATCTGGGTTCGTTTCCAGAAGCTGTTCGGCAACCAGTGCACCTACGTGTGCGCCGACGATGCCCACGGTACCGCCATCAGCCTGCACGCTGAAAAACAGGGCATTACACCGGAAGAGTCCGTCGCCCTGATCAACAAAGAGCGTGTGCGCGATTTCAGCGAATTCCACGTGGAATTCGACAATTACCACTCCACACACTCCGATGAAAACCGTGAGCTGTCCGAAGCCATTTACCTGGCCCTGAAAGAGAAAGGCCATATTGCCAGCCACAACATTGTTCAGGCTTTCGACCCTGAAAAAGAAATGTTCCTGGCTGACCGTTACATCCAGGGCGACTGCCCGAAATGTGGCACGCCCGACCAGTACGGCGACAACTGTGAAGCCTGTGGTGCCACTTACTCTCCCGCTGACCTGAAAAACGCCCGTTCTGCCATTTCCGGCGCGACTCCGGTTGAAAAGGAAAGTGAACACTTCTTCTTCAAGCTGTCCGACTTCGACGCCTTCCTGAAAGAGTGGACCCGCTCCGGCACCATCTCCGATGAAATCGCTAACAAGCTGGCGGAATGGTTGGATACCGGGCTGCAGGACTGGGACATTTCCCGTGATGCGCCTTACTTCGGTTTTGAAATTCCGGGTGAGCCTGGCAAATACTTCTACGTATGGCTGGACGCACCTATCGGTTACATGGCAGCGTTTAAAAACCTCTGCGACCGTCGTGACGACCTGAATTTTGACGACTACTGGAAGAAAGACAGCGACTGCGAAGTTCACCACTTCATCGGTAAAGACATCGTTAACTTCCACTGCCTGTTCTGGCCTGCGATGCTGCACGGAACCGGCTATCGCACACCCACCAGTGTCAGCGTTCACGGTTACCTGACCGTCAACGGCAAGAAAATGTCCAAGTCCCGTGGCACGTTTATCACTGCGCGGACTTATCTGGATCATCTCGATCCGGAATACCTGCGTTACTACTACGCCGCCAAACTGTCTAACCGCATTGACGATCTGGACCTGAACACCGACGACTTCATTCAGCGCGTTAACTCCGACCTGGTGGGCAAGGTTGTGAACATTGCCAGCCGTAACGCCGGTTTCATCAAAAAACGTTTTGGTGGCAAACTGTCTGCCAGCAACCTGATTCCTGAGCTGACCGCAGACTTCCAGACAGCCGGTGACCGAATTGCCGAACTGTACGAAGGTCGTGAGTTTGGTAAAGCCATGCGTGAAATAATGGCTCTGGCCGACAAGGCCAATGCCTGGATTGATGAAGTGAAACCATGGGTCGTTGCCAAAGAAGAAGGCAAGAATCAGGAACTGCACGATATTTGCACCGCAGGCATCAACCTGTTCCGTCTGCTGATGATCTACCTGAAGCCGGTTCTGCCAGCCATGGCCGTTAAGGCTGAAGCCTTCCTGAACGTTGAGCCACTGACATGGGCAGGCAGCCAGTCCCTGCTGCTGGATCACGAAGTGAACAAGTTCAAGCCGCTGATGACCCGTGTTGAAGCCGATAAGGTGGGCAACATGATTGAAGCCAGCAAGGAAGTTCTGGCAAAAATGGCGGAACAAAAACCAGCAGTAAAAGCAGCCAGCAACGAATGGCTGGAAAAAGAGCCGGTGGCAGAAGAGATCAACTTTGACGACTTCGCCAAAGTGGATCTGCGTATCGCTAAAATCGTTAACGCCGAACACGTTGAAGGTGCTGGCAAACTGCTGCGCCTGACTCTGGACATTGGCGAAGCGGAGACTCGCAACATTTTCGCCGGTATCAAATCAGCCTATGCGCCGGAAGCCCTGATTGGCAAGCATACGGTCATGGTCGCCAACCTGGCACCGCGCAAGATGAAATTCGGCGTGAGTGAGGGTATGGTGCTGGCAGCGGGTCCTGGCGGTAAAGAACTATGGATTCTGGAACCTCATGAAGGCGCCCAGCCTGGCATGCGGGTGATGTAA
- a CDS encoding PP2C family serine/threonine-protein phosphatase, with amino-acid sequence MDASGGAPGIDAYPSAYEFCRTIRRYEKTNPGEQLGMSRDGTVMSEKEFNEKFGQTNTNWGWSKSWLVTVKDPENKTFKEYQDNMASSLNNYANRTHLADRGIAINSVDSLTPSGLTPFVDSIEESAKTPFLATARAYGDRAKNQQVSGLPSLREGDFDHLMTFLKSSVSPEFESDFKTEVTKRAFFQELCSILRKPVEELAIRVSSSYRDKEQESLLVDWLMTELRVRRKATPRTRLEAQELSLPQKEKLVTTGHVKGQPVETCKQQVQFKTPVTTHGISLPELQDLDYQITTNAALLEDELKENRNRAREQGKEEQFNEQVHGRFQKLLDGTTQLGRIEYLQRFQMMSKELPATGMAGADGNVGYGMEDVVVAQREHGVIAGQWVPVRITAVLDGHTKDTGQATGDNSAAIESGKALPRALVKRLSTMNREEFTRIGMVGACQAAIVDLDRQGDYRMGGSSLNCAAVIGKHLCIINTGDSRSVFINPNKAPSEENACIQLSEDAELLPEDNPDNKESRFNKMVHERGGFVAPHPRKPSQIRVKSIDTPEGDAGMSCVATIGDHHYNGVTSPKPFVTVYEEGELDPNGFLIQFCDGIPEVATNEQITRLVKRLCTEKPDISPENLAVSIRDHAFRAGSGDNLTVIVTPVKDLFENPTAESGTSNA; translated from the coding sequence ATGGATGCCAGTGGCGGCGCTCCCGGAATCGATGCTTACCCTTCCGCGTACGAATTTTGCAGAACCATTCGTCGGTACGAAAAAACCAACCCCGGGGAACAACTGGGTATGTCACGGGACGGGACAGTGATGTCGGAGAAGGAGTTTAATGAAAAGTTCGGGCAGACCAATACCAATTGGGGCTGGTCAAAGTCATGGTTAGTCACCGTAAAAGACCCTGAAAACAAAACATTTAAAGAATATCAGGACAATATGGCGAGCAGCCTCAATAACTATGCAAACAGAACCCATCTGGCAGACCGGGGGATAGCAATCAACTCTGTTGACAGCCTGACACCATCAGGGTTAACCCCCTTTGTAGACAGTATTGAGGAATCCGCAAAAACGCCCTTCCTTGCAACCGCCAGAGCATACGGCGACCGCGCTAAAAACCAGCAGGTTTCCGGATTACCCTCTTTAAGGGAGGGAGACTTCGATCATCTCATGACTTTTTTGAAGTCCAGTGTAAGCCCGGAATTTGAATCTGACTTCAAAACAGAGGTCACCAAAAGAGCTTTTTTTCAGGAGCTGTGTTCAATCCTGAGAAAGCCGGTAGAAGAACTGGCCATAAGAGTGTCAAGTTCATACAGAGACAAAGAACAAGAGTCGTTACTAGTGGACTGGTTAATGACAGAACTGAGGGTACGCAGAAAAGCAACCCCCCGGACACGTTTAGAAGCTCAGGAACTAAGCCTTCCTCAGAAAGAAAAACTGGTGACAACCGGGCATGTCAAAGGACAGCCTGTAGAGACCTGCAAACAACAGGTTCAGTTTAAAACGCCAGTAACAACCCATGGTATATCGTTGCCGGAGTTGCAGGACCTTGATTATCAAATAACGACGAATGCCGCTTTACTTGAAGATGAACTGAAAGAAAACAGGAACAGAGCCAGAGAACAAGGTAAAGAAGAGCAGTTTAACGAACAGGTACATGGCAGGTTTCAGAAGCTTCTGGATGGCACTACCCAGCTTGGACGTATTGAATACCTGCAAAGATTTCAAATGATGTCTAAAGAACTGCCCGCCACCGGCATGGCCGGAGCTGATGGAAATGTCGGCTACGGAATGGAAGACGTTGTCGTAGCCCAACGCGAGCATGGTGTTATTGCTGGTCAATGGGTTCCGGTCAGAATAACAGCCGTACTTGACGGACACACAAAAGATACCGGACAGGCAACTGGCGACAACTCCGCAGCCATTGAAAGCGGCAAAGCTCTACCCCGGGCACTGGTCAAACGTCTCAGTACCATGAACAGAGAAGAATTTACCAGAATCGGTATGGTCGGAGCCTGCCAGGCAGCCATTGTTGACCTGGACCGACAGGGCGATTACAGGATGGGAGGCAGCTCACTCAACTGCGCAGCCGTCATCGGCAAGCATTTATGCATCATCAACACGGGCGACAGCCGTTCTGTATTTATCAATCCGAATAAAGCGCCATCAGAAGAGAATGCCTGCATCCAGTTGTCTGAAGATGCTGAACTGTTGCCAGAAGACAATCCGGACAACAAAGAGTCCCGGTTCAATAAAATGGTTCACGAGCGTGGCGGCTTCGTTGCGCCACACCCCAGAAAACCAAGCCAGATCCGGGTAAAAAGCATTGACACGCCTGAAGGCGATGCGGGCATGAGCTGTGTCGCCACAATAGGCGATCATCACTACAATGGCGTGACCAGCCCGAAACCCTTTGTTACCGTTTATGAAGAAGGTGAACTTGACCCCAATGGATTCCTGATCCAGTTCTGTGACGGTATTCCCGAAGTGGCAACCAATGAGCAAATCACACGACTGGTAAAAAGATTGTGTACAGAAAAACCAGATATATCCCCGGAAAATCTGGCAGTCAGCATTCGGGATCATGCCTTCAGAGCAGGCTCCGGAGATAACCTGACTGTTATTGTGACCCCGGTTAAAGACCTTTTCGAGAATCCGACAGCAGAGTCAGGTACCAGTAACGCCTGA
- a CDS encoding OmpA family protein, protein MTIRKLKLSAIILALLFTTGCASTSNQQHTSAPSQHWAVCAAKGGAVLGVPAAAYSWATGGAAFVTGAVISGTACALADPVTDDVFEIPNQDSLDTLYFAFNSTAVQAMGEQKLNELLTQISDDSRIIITGHACAIGTRTFNQDLSERRAMAIKNWLINHGVPEEHIKTLGRGESEPVRGNETEVMRRENRRAVIRVTQR, encoded by the coding sequence ATGACAATCAGGAAGCTGAAGCTCAGCGCCATCATACTTGCCCTGCTGTTCACAACGGGCTGCGCCTCAACCTCAAACCAGCAACACACTTCTGCACCTTCCCAGCACTGGGCTGTCTGTGCCGCTAAAGGGGGGGCTGTGTTAGGTGTTCCGGCTGCGGCCTATAGCTGGGCTACCGGTGGTGCAGCTTTTGTTACCGGCGCAGTAATTTCCGGAACCGCATGCGCCCTGGCTGACCCGGTTACAGACGACGTGTTTGAGATACCCAACCAGGATAGTCTGGACACTCTGTACTTCGCCTTTAATTCGACGGCTGTACAGGCGATGGGTGAGCAAAAGCTAAATGAGCTTTTGACGCAGATAAGCGATGATAGTCGTATTATTATTACGGGTCATGCCTGCGCCATTGGCACTAGAACTTTCAATCAGGATCTCTCAGAACGTCGGGCTATGGCCATAAAAAACTGGCTGATAAATCACGGCGTACCAGAAGAACATATTAAAACCCTGGGCAGAGGTGAAAGTGAACCCGTAAGGGGCAATGAAACGGAGGTAATGCGGCGGGAAAACCGCAGGGCAGTGATTAGAGTTACTCAGAGATAA